From the Eleutherodactylus coqui strain aEleCoq1 chromosome 7, aEleCoq1.hap1, whole genome shotgun sequence genome, one window contains:
- the LOC136572491 gene encoding OCIA domain-containing protein 1-like: protein MDMSSPQPDLSEQPPPGAQRGYHLTEEELRVLRQCDNESFWFRSLPFSVVSLLATQALIQAGKLAPSPRFGSWPKLAFASFFGYFAGKISYMQVCRKKFMELQNSPIAEKMRQEARTPHRFSQRTDHPSQYSDADVRAPLQTFAPVAAEPPSRVYSSEYESSPAEVPFSASMSESSPTGIEDRILVEPEPIPVEAPKQKPVTYEELRDRNRDFSRKPDVAPPRAPVQERKPGVPVKKNKYGDVWEE from the exons ATGGACATGAGCTCTCCGCAGCCTGACCTCAGCGAGCAGCCGCCGCCGGGAGCGCAG CGTGGTTACCATTTAACTGAAGAGGAGCTGAGAGTCCTGCGACAATGTGATAACGAGAGCTTTTGGTTCAGAT CTCTCCCCTTCTCCGTCGTCAGCTTGCTAGCCACACAGGCCCTGATCCAGGCAG GGAAGCTTGCACCATCCCCCAGATTTGGTTCTTGGCCAAAACTCGCCT TTGCCAGTTTCTTTGGATACTTTGCGGGAAAGATTTCGTATATGCAAGTATGCAGGAAGAAGTTTATGGAACTACAAAATTCCCCAATAGCTGAGAAGATGCGACAAGAAGCAAGGACTCCACACCG ATTTTCTCAGCGTACAGACCATCCTTCTCAATATTCCGATGCTGATGTCAGAGCCCCGCTTCAGACTTTTGCCCCAGTAGCTGCTGAACCTCCATCTAGGGTGTACTCCAGCGAGTATGAGTCTAGTCCTGCAGAAGTGCCTTTTAGTGCATCCATGAGTGAGTCTTCACCCACTGGCATTGAAGACCGTATTTTAGTAG AACCTGAACCAATCCCAGTAGAAGCTCCTAAGCAAAAACCAGTGACGTATGAGGAGCTGAGGGACCGCAACAGAGACTTCTCCCGCAAGCCTGATGTGGCGCCACCTAGGGCACCTGTACAGGAGAGGAAGCCAGGTGTACCAGTGAAGAAGAACAAGTACGGCGATGTGTGGGAAGAATGA